AGAAAAGCATCCAAATGCGGATAAACTGAGTGTGTGCAAAGTCGATGTTGGAAATGAAACACTTCAAATCGTCTGTGGTGCGCCAAATGTCGAAGAAGGCCAAAAAGTCGTCGTGGCTAAAGTGGGGGCGGTCATGCCTTCTGGAATGGTCATCAGAGATGCGGAGCTTAGAGGAATCGCTTCCTCGGGAATGATTTGTTCAGCTAAGGAACTGGGTATTCCAAATGCTCCTACTGAAAAAGGGATTATGGTCCTTGGTGCAGATGCGACTCCTGGTGATTCTTTTACAATATGATGTTAGAAAAACGTACTGCCCCAAGCAGTACGTTTTTCTTATTTTGGCCATACGATTGATTTAATCGTCGAAAACCTGCTAAAATAGAATGATCGACTTGAAGAGAGTGATAGATTTGACTTGGATTAAAAAAATGATGAACCGAATATTTGATGCGGATAAAAATGAAGAATACGAAGAAAATTTAATCGACATTGAACTTGAAGAGCATGAAGAGGAAGTACAAATTGAAAAGCCGGCTTTCCGTTTTCCAATCATTACTGATGCTGAAATCTATGGCTGGGAACCCGATCCGGAAAACGAAAGAAGAAAAGCAGATAATTTAATTACGGAACTTCATGACGATGGGTTCGAACCTGTTCCGTTATATAAAAATGAAAGATGGCCTGGAGGAAACGAAAAACCGACTATCCATCGTGCGACAGCTCCGCTGAAGTATCAAAAGAAGCATGAACTCGAACCGGAAGCAATCCCGAGACTAGCTCCTAAAAAGGACTCCGTGCCTGCCGAAGAAGATAAAGAGAAAAGTAGTTCGGCAATTATACGGAAACGGAGCAGCCGTCCGTTCACACCAACCGAAGTGGTGTCGCCGATCTATGGCTATTCGAGACCAGACGTTAAGAAATTTAGAGCCATGCTCGACGAGTCGGATACTGGAACCAAAAAAAATACTGATTTAACCCACACAGACTCGACATTTGATCAAAACGATGCTAACTTCACTAATGGACAAATAGTGGCGGAAGAAGAAATTAACCGCATTGATTCAGTAGATCATGCACATACTTATGAAAAAGAAGAAGTGCTGAAAAGTGATCATCCAGCCGATCAGAGTTTTGCGGAACCGGATGAGCCCGAAAACGAAATGGGAATGAGGGACGGTCAGCTTCCGGTCATGGATGAACGTCATTTAGTTCATGTGGAAGAGGTTGTTGAAGAAGAACATTTTGAAGCCGAATCATTCGAATCGGCGGTTGACCAAGTGGAAGAAACGATTACGGTTGGAATGGATGGACATCTTGGTGAGTTACACGAATCAGAAGCTGAAGAACAGCATCAACCTGGGCTTGATTCGGAATTAACAGCTAAGGAAGAGGTCGAAGTGGATCCGCAACCGATAATCGAAGAATTCAAGTATGAACAGACCCCGGAAGCTTCAGAGGAGGGAGAGCTCACGTATGATCGTTCCTCGGAAACCTCTGAGGAAAAGTCTCCGACTGTCCATGCTCCGGAAACGAGAATTGAAGACGCTTCTGATCCTGTACGCAGTCCAGTACAGAAAAAAGAAAAGATAGTGCCTTTCAATGTCCTCATGTTGAAAAATGATAAACTGAAATATGAGGAACGCGAAAAAAGAGTGAACAGTAAGCCTTTACTGGAGTCTAAACCGATTGATGTTGAAACAGCAGCTGCTGTACAGACGGAACCCGAACATGTCCTAGACGCGCATCAGGAAGAGCTGGAAGACCAACCTTATTATGCATTCCCTCCAAAAGAGTTTCTTATTCAGCCTGAGGAGCATATAGAAGATTCGGAATGGCTCCAGTCCCAGTCTGAAAAACTTGAAGAGGCGCTTTCCTATTTCGCAGTGCAGGCAAACGTCATTGAAGCAGTGCAAGGACCGACTGTCACGAGATTTGAGTTGACAGTTGGGCACGGAACGAAAGTGAGCAAGGTCCGTAATTTGACTGATGATTTGAAGTTGGCTCTTGCGGCGGAGGATATACGGATTCAGGCGCCGATTCCGGGAACGAGCTCGATCGGAATCGAAATTCCGAACCGGAAGCCGAGGGCTGTCCGGATTTCGGAAGTGATCGAAACGAAACGGTTCCAAGACTCCGAATCTCCGTTGGAAGCGGTCCTAGGACTTAGCTTGACAGGCGAGCCGGTAACGTTGGATTTGCGTAAAATGCCGCATGGAATGATTGCCGGTGCAACGGGATCAGGGAAATCTGTGTGCATCAATTCAATTTTGATCAGTTTATTGTATAAGGCTTCACCTGCAGATTTGAAAATGCTGCTCATCGATCCGAAAATGGTGGAACTGGCTCCTTTTAACGGAATACCGCATTTATTGAGCCCAGTCATTACAGACGTGAAGGCCGCGACTGCTGCCTTGAAATGGGCAGTCGGTGAAATGGAACGTCGATATGAACTATTTGCGCATGTCGGAGCGAGAAATATTGAACGATATAATGAAATGGCAGAGAAGGACCGCAAGTTTTCACTGAAAATGCCATACTTGCTCATCGTCATTGACGAGCTGGCGGACTTGATGATGATGGCTCCTGCGGATGTTGAAGTGTCGATCAGCAGAATCACCCAAAAAGCGAGAGCATGCGGCATTCACTTGATCATTGCGACACAGCGCCCATCCGTCGATGTCATTACCGGGACAATCAAGGCGAATGTCCCGACCCGTATTGCATTTTCGGTTTCTTCCCAGATTGACTCCCGTACAATCATCGATACACCGGGAGCTGAAAGACTTCTTGGGAAAGGCGATATGCTTTATCTTGGAAACGGTCAATCTTCTGCTATGCGGTTACAAGGTACATTTGTCACGGATGCCGAAATTGAACGTATAATAGAACACGTTCAAAACGAAGCGGAGCCGGATTATTTATTCGGCCAAGAGGATTTATTGGCGAACACAATGGAAGAAGAGGAGTCAGATCCTTTATTCGCCAATGCCTGCAAGTTCATTATCGAACAAGGCAGTGCTTCTACGTCCTTATTGCAACGCAACTTCAGCATCGGCTATAACCGTGCAGCAAAACTGATGGACCGCATGGAGAAATTAGGTTTCATTTCCGAGCAAAGGGGAAGTAAGGCACGGGAAGTCTATTTGACAGAAAGTGAGCTTAACCATTTTTTGAATGGCAATGAAAAGCCGGTTGAATTGTAATAAATTTAATTAACGATTCATTTGAAATGGAATTGGGAATAGAGATTATTAAAAAATGAATGGGGAATTGGCTGTTAGGCGATTGCTTCAAGCTAATGAACCATAGTGTGGGAACATTTATGATCCCGGGAGGTTGCATTATGACATTGTACCATTTTATAGGAATCAAAGGATCGGGAATGAGTTCCCTTGCACAGATCCTCCATGATTCATCTTATGCAGTGCAAGGTTCTGACGTGGAGAAGTATTTCTTTACGGAAGACCCGTTGCATGAAAGAAAAATAACGATTTTACCTTTTGATGAAAATAATATTAAGCCTGGGATGACTGTTATTGCGGGGAATGCATTCCCCGACAGCCATCCCGAAATCGTAAGAGCGCATGAATTAGGCATCGAAGTGATACGCTATCATGTTTTCTTAGGCAACTATATGAAGAAATCCATTTCTGTAGGCGTTACGGGATCTCACGGAAAAACATCAACAACTGGGTTGTTGGCGCACGTCTTGGCCGGGAATGCACCGACATCCTATCTGATCGGTGACGGCACGGGCAAAGGAGTAGAGGACAGCGAATACTTCGTTTTCGAAGCGTGTGAATATAAACGTCATTTCCTTGCCTATGAGCCTGACTACGCGATTATGACTAATATTGATTTTGATCATCCTGATTATTTTAAGGATTTGGATGATGTAATGGATGCATTCAGCCAAATGGCTTTGCGTGTAAAGAAAGCGATCATTGCTTGCGGTGATGATCTTTATTTGCCGCAAATCAAAGCGAATGTTCCGGTTGTCTTCTATGGTTTTGATGAAGTGAATGACTTCTCCGCTAAGAACATAGTTAAGTCGGAGAAGGGTGCAACGTTTGACGTGTATGTGCGAAACGAATACTACCATACATTCAGCATCGCATTGGCGGGTGACCATGGAATTCTAAATTCCTTAGGCGTCATTGCATTATGCCATTACGAAGGAATTCCGGCTACAGGCATTGAAGAGAGATTGGCGACTTTCAATGGCGTCAAAAGACGTTTCACTGTAACAGAATCATTCGGCCGTACGATTGTGGACGATTATGCCCATCATCCGACGGAAATTAAGGCGACTTTGCAATCAGCAAGGCAGAAGTATCCCAACAAGGAAATCATTGCGATCTTCCAGCCGCATACGTTCACGCGCACCGCGGCTTTGCTTGAGCAATTCGCAGACAGCCTATCAACTGCAGACCACGTCTATTTATGCGACATTTTCGGCTCTGCCCGGGAGAAATCAGGCAATTTGACGATCGATGACCTCGTCGGCAAAATCCCTGGAGCAAAGCATCTCGACTTGGATAACATCGATGTTCTCGATGAGCACGGAAATGCAGTTTATCTATTCATGGGCGCTGGAGACATTCAAAAGTATTTGAACGTCTTCGCCGAACATACAAAAAAAGAAGAAACAGCTTGATCCCCTCGGATCAAGCTGTTTTTGATTGGTCACTGTTTCCAATCACTAATAAATCATTATACATAATATCCAGAAATAATTTATTTCGGAAAAAATGAAGGAGTTTTGCTAAAGATGTCGAAAAAGGTTAGAGTAGGCGGCGTTTATTTATTTCATTTATAGGGTAGAAATTATCTATGGATGTTTATCGGGAGGAGGATTGCCATGGAAGTATTACTGTATATTGCTGCAATCGTTGCGGCAATCGCATTTTTGATTTTATGTATAAGCCTTGCAATGACATTAGGTTCATTGAAAACGACATTACGAAGCGTTTCCGAAACTTTGGATGGCTTGACGAACCAGTTGGAAGGGGTCACGTCGGAAACGACGGAACTTCTTCATAAGACAAATGCCCTTGCCGAGGATATTCAACAGAAATCCGAAAAATTGAACACTGTCGTTGATGCAGTGAAAGGTGTAGGGGACTCTGTCAGCGACTTGAATAGCTCAGTTCGCCGAGTCACCAATTCAATCACTGTCGAAGCCGAGAAGAACAGTGATAAAATAGCCCAAGTCGTTCAATGGAGCAATGTCGCATTCGGCATCATCGGCAAAGTGAAAGATATGAAAGCGGAAAGATCATCAGGATGGACTGTCTATAAACCTGACACTGGACAGAAGAGATTGCCTAGTCCGGATGTACGCTAATATGACCGCCTAAAGGGTAACTTCAATCGGTGGGGTTCCTGCCGCTTGTTAGAAGAACCAATCCTTCATGTACTGTCTGTGGATCCTACACGTAAGCCAAGGTTTAACAGACAGATGATGCGGGAAAAAAACATATAGGAGGAATTCACATGACTGATAAACTAAAACCGAACTATAACGATGCGCAATACGATCACCACTATTACGGGAACCAAGAATATAAGAACACTTTTGGTGAGCCATCCCAGCTGCCTGTTAACTATCCATACCGTTCAAATACGGATGATTTCTATGATAACGACGATTCCGGCGCAGGAAGCTTCCTGTTAGGAGCGCTCGTTGGCGGCGTTATTGGCGCAGCAGCTGCATTATTTTTGGCCCCGAAAACGGGCAGGGAAATGCGCGACGATTTCTCGGAGCAAGCTGTTCAACTGAAAAATAAGGGAATCGAATTGAGTACTGTAGCGAAGGATAAAGCGACAGAAATCACTTCTGTGGCAAAGGAAAAGACTGACGGCTTGACGAAAACGATTCAAGAACAATCCGGCCAGATTGTCGATAAAGTGAAATCGATGGCAAATAAAACCTCTGTGCCAATGGATGATGGAACAGCATCTTCCGAAGGTGAAGAGGCAATCGAATTCGTTGGAACTTCAACGGAGCAGGATAAAAAAGCTGCTGAGGATCAATCGACGAAGAATAGCGATGTTTCCTATGACAATAGTGAGAACTTCGGACAAGATAAAAATGTGAATCAAAACCATATTTCTGTCGAAAAAGAAAAATGATAGTAATAGAGCCAGACAGCCCTGAATGGGTGTCTGGCTTTTTCGTTTCTAGTATTATTAGGTACCAAATCTGATTTCGAGTGCGTCCCCGCTGTAAACCGGATCATTGAAGCCGATCGGCTCTCCGTTGCGTAACAGCTGATAAGAAGTAGATGCAGTTTTTGGCAACGAATAATCGATAAATAGGAAAACGTCACTGAACAGAAATGGCCATTGTACCGTCTCTTGTATGATAAGCTGGTCCCCTGGGCGGACGATTGTGGAAGTATCAACTCGTTGTCCATTCAATAGGATGGAAGCTCCGATGTTCGTCATCGTCACCGGCTCGCCATTGAACGTTATACTCGCTGTTGTAAGAGTGGATTTCTCCAATGAAGAAATGACTTCCCCGACGGAAGGATACGTTTGCGTCCCTAAACGGACTTCATCTCCATCTTTGAGACGATGATCCAATGGGACAGGCATATTTCCAACAATGTATTGCGGAGTCCAGTTTTCCAAAATGACACTTTTATTATTCACGTAAACTTCGAAAGGATCAAAATTTTCAATACCAATTTCTGAAAGCACATCATTCAGTTTCGTTGAATGCGAATAATATATTTCATCTCTATCATTCACAGCGGTATCAAGCCCAACCGGTATGCCATTGCATTCTATACTTGGCAAAATTGTATGTTCACGTCCGTTGATCGTCACTTCGATTGGAGAATAATCACCGATTAAATCGCGGATTGTTGCGGATGCATCCCTTCCATCCAATCCACGTTCCAAAGCAATTTCATCTCCATTCGAAATGAAATCTATCGTGCTGGCGGGTTTCCCGTTCAGCAGTATTATGGAAGGTCTGCCGTGTTCGCCAGGAACCGTCATAAGACCGCCGTTCAATGTAATCGACATCCCTAATCCAGGCTTACCATACAATTGTCTAGCTTTGATATTTGCGGCAAGTAGTGCATCCCCGACCGTCATCTCTTTTAATTCAAACAAGCGGATTGTTTTTTCATTTACAATTACCGACATATAATGGATCGGTGCCCGTCTTGCTGCAATCGCGATGCCGATTGGTGTAACGAGGGCAGGGGTAGAGACGATACCTTCAGATATAGTGACGTCCGACAAAGCATCGAGGCCGCGGATGCCGACACGGTTTTCAGGCAAGTCAAGTCGGATGCTTAATTCCTTTGTCAAAAGAGGAGTAAGACTCCCGCCGCCGACAACCATGACGGCTTGCGGCGACTTACTATTGTTTAGCCTTTTGATTTCTTCTGCGATGCACGATGCCAGTTTCTCGATGGACGGCTTGATGATCGTTATGACTTCCGAAGAGGCCGCTTGCTGTTCAAAACCGAGAATATCGGACACTGTAATCGTTTCTTCTGTTGCAAGAGAGCGCTTTGCAAGTTCAGCGACCGGGAAATCTAGAAGATAATGGTTGCTGAGCGCTTCCGTAATTTCATCCCCTGCGATAGGAACCATGCCGTAGGAGACGACTGTATTATTATTCGTAATGGCAATATCAGATGTTCCCGCACCGATATCGACGAGAGCGACATTCAATCTGCGCATGGAAGGAGGGATGAGAACATTGATGGCGGCAATCGGTTCGAGTGTCAAAGCCTCCATTTCAAGTTCTGCCCGCATCAATGCGGATAGAAGCGACTCAACGACTACGCGAGGGAGGAATGTTGCAATGACTTCGGCTGTTGCGGTTCTGCCGGCCTGATCGATGAGACTGCCAATTTCATCCCCATCAAGCTTATAGTGAAGGACTGAATAGCCGACACAGTAATAATAATCGTCAGTAGTGGATGCAGATGATAATAATTTCTGTTGTGCTTGTTGGACCGCGGCCAATTCAAGCCGGTTTATATCCTCCGAAGTGAAAAGTGATGTCCCTGCAATGTCAATCGTCATCGACCCTTCCATCGTTTTCAACGCACGTCCTGCGGCAGCGACACTCACTTTCTTCAGAGTTCCGTGTCGTTCTTCCAGTATGTACTTTATCTCGGAAATGACGGCGGCGACGCTAACGATATTATGTATTTGCCCATCAATCATCGATCGTTCCTTATGTTCAATCGTAACGAGATCGGCAACGTGATAACGGCCATCCTGTTCAGTCAAGATGATGCCGACGACAGAACGTGTACCGATATCGAGAGCGAAAAGTTTGTTCGACAGAATAACACACCTCTTTTTCGTCAAATACTAAGAAAATTAGACAATTTATAAAAATGACGTGACTTTTCAATTACTTTTCTTTATACTTGGACTATTATATAAAAATGTAACATAGAATTCCGTCTTCGAAAAGGGAATGATATGTGCGGGGAGGAGACATAATGATGAGACAAAATGATTTAGATCAGCTTAGGGGTCAAGTAGATGAGTTAAATACCAAAATATTGGACTTGATCAATGAACGTACATCGGTTGTCCAAGAAATTGGAAGAGTGAAGGAAAAGCAAGGTGTCAACAGATATGATCCGATCCGTGAAAGGGAAATGCTCAACGCCTTGGTCCAATCGAATAAAGGACCGATTCCGAACGGGATTTTAGAACAAATCTTCAAAGGTATCTTCATGTCGGCACTTGAAATCCAGGAAGATGAGCAGCGCAATGCATTGCTTGTTTCCCGTGAACGCAAGCCTGAAGACACGATTGTAGATGTGAATGGACAAAAAATCGGAAATGGGGAACCGACTTTCATTTTCGGTCCTTGTGCCGTTGAATCATATGAACAAGTTCTTGCAGTTGCTCAATCAATCAAGGCGAAAGGGTTGACGATGCTAAGAGGCGGCGCTTATAAACCGCGTACATCCCCTTATGACTTCCAAGGACTCGGCCTAGAAGGCTTGAAAATCTTAAAGCGCGTCGCTGATGAAACAGGCTTGTCGATCGTTACGGAAATCATTACGCCTTCCCACTTGGAAGAAGCGCTCGATTATATCGATGTCATCCAAATCGGGGCGCGCAACATGCAAAACTTCGAATTGCTGAAGGAAGCGGGCATGGTGAATAAACCGGTTCTCCTGAAACGTGGATTGGCGGCGACGATTGATGAATTCATCAATGCAGCTGAGTATATCATTTCCAAAGGGAATAGTCAGATCATGCTTTGCGAACGTGGAATCCGTACATATGAGCGGGCAACACGCAATACATTGGACATTTCTGCAGTTCCAATCTTAAAACAAGAAACACATTTACCTGTATTCGTGGACGTCACCCACTCGACAGGCAGAAAAGACTTGTTGCTTCCGACTGCAAAAGCGGCAATTGCTGTCGGAGCGGACGGTGTAATGGCGGAAGTGCATCCTGATCCGGCAGTTGCTCTATCTGATGCGGCTCAGCAGATGGATATTAAACAGTTCGATGAGTTCTATGCTGAAATTGAAAGATTCATGAACACCCATCAGACTGTCTAAGTTTGTATTATTCTATAAACAACGCCGGACCTTTCAAGGATCCGGTGTTTTGTTTATAATGAAAGTAAGCGAATACATACTGATGGGAAGGAGATTCGTCAATGGCAATTACAATATATGATGTAGCAAGGGAAGCGAATGTTTCCATGGCTACCGTTTCTCGAGTTGTGAACGGGAATCAGAACGTAAAACCTGCAACACGAAAAAAGGTCCTCGAGTGTATCGAACGCCTCGGCTATCGTCCAAATGCAGTGGCGAGAGGGCTTGCTAGTAAAAAAACGACAACGGTCGGTGTCATCGTTCCCGATATTTCAAAAAGCTATTATGCCGAACTTTCCCGAGGCATTGCCGATATAGCGACGATGTATGAATACAATATCATCTTATCCAACTCGGATAAGCGGGCGACAAGGGAAGTTGAGCTATTAGAAGATCATCTTGGCAAACAGGTTGATGGCCTCATTTTCATGAGTGATTCCCTCTC
The genomic region above belongs to Sporosarcina sp. Marseille-Q4943 and contains:
- a CDS encoding DNA translocase FtsK produces the protein MTWIKKMMNRIFDADKNEEYEENLIDIELEEHEEEVQIEKPAFRFPIITDAEIYGWEPDPENERRKADNLITELHDDGFEPVPLYKNERWPGGNEKPTIHRATAPLKYQKKHELEPEAIPRLAPKKDSVPAEEDKEKSSSAIIRKRSSRPFTPTEVVSPIYGYSRPDVKKFRAMLDESDTGTKKNTDLTHTDSTFDQNDANFTNGQIVAEEEINRIDSVDHAHTYEKEEVLKSDHPADQSFAEPDEPENEMGMRDGQLPVMDERHLVHVEEVVEEEHFEAESFESAVDQVEETITVGMDGHLGELHESEAEEQHQPGLDSELTAKEEVEVDPQPIIEEFKYEQTPEASEEGELTYDRSSETSEEKSPTVHAPETRIEDASDPVRSPVQKKEKIVPFNVLMLKNDKLKYEEREKRVNSKPLLESKPIDVETAAAVQTEPEHVLDAHQEELEDQPYYAFPPKEFLIQPEEHIEDSEWLQSQSEKLEEALSYFAVQANVIEAVQGPTVTRFELTVGHGTKVSKVRNLTDDLKLALAAEDIRIQAPIPGTSSIGIEIPNRKPRAVRISEVIETKRFQDSESPLEAVLGLSLTGEPVTLDLRKMPHGMIAGATGSGKSVCINSILISLLYKASPADLKMLLIDPKMVELAPFNGIPHLLSPVITDVKAATAALKWAVGEMERRYELFAHVGARNIERYNEMAEKDRKFSLKMPYLLIVIDELADLMMMAPADVEVSISRITQKARACGIHLIIATQRPSVDVITGTIKANVPTRIAFSVSSQIDSRTIIDTPGAERLLGKGDMLYLGNGQSSAMRLQGTFVTDAEIERIIEHVQNEAEPDYLFGQEDLLANTMEEEESDPLFANACKFIIEQGSASTSLLQRNFSIGYNRAAKLMDRMEKLGFISEQRGSKAREVYLTESELNHFLNGNEKPVEL
- the murC gene encoding UDP-N-acetylmuramate--L-alanine ligase, with the translated sequence MTLYHFIGIKGSGMSSLAQILHDSSYAVQGSDVEKYFFTEDPLHERKITILPFDENNIKPGMTVIAGNAFPDSHPEIVRAHELGIEVIRYHVFLGNYMKKSISVGVTGSHGKTSTTGLLAHVLAGNAPTSYLIGDGTGKGVEDSEYFVFEACEYKRHFLAYEPDYAIMTNIDFDHPDYFKDLDDVMDAFSQMALRVKKAIIACGDDLYLPQIKANVPVVFYGFDEVNDFSAKNIVKSEKGATFDVYVRNEYYHTFSIALAGDHGILNSLGVIALCHYEGIPATGIEERLATFNGVKRRFTVTESFGRTIVDDYAHHPTEIKATLQSARQKYPNKEIIAIFQPHTFTRTAALLEQFADSLSTADHVYLCDIFGSAREKSGNLTIDDLVGKIPGAKHLDLDNIDVLDEHGNAVYLFMGAGDIQKYLNVFAEHTKKEETA
- a CDS encoding DUF948 domain-containing protein; amino-acid sequence: MEVLLYIAAIVAAIAFLILCISLAMTLGSLKTTLRSVSETLDGLTNQLEGVTSETTELLHKTNALAEDIQQKSEKLNTVVDAVKGVGDSVSDLNSSVRRVTNSITVEAEKNSDKIAQVVQWSNVAFGIIGKVKDMKAERSSGWTVYKPDTGQKRLPSPDVR
- a CDS encoding YtxH domain-containing protein; amino-acid sequence: MTDKLKPNYNDAQYDHHYYGNQEYKNTFGEPSQLPVNYPYRSNTDDFYDNDDSGAGSFLLGALVGGVIGAAAALFLAPKTGREMRDDFSEQAVQLKNKGIELSTVAKDKATEITSVAKEKTDGLTKTIQEQSGQIVDKVKSMANKTSVPMDDGTASSEGEEAIEFVGTSTEQDKKAAEDQSTKNSDVSYDNSENFGQDKNVNQNHISVEKEK
- a CDS encoding cell division protein FtsA; this translates as MTKKRCVILSNKLFALDIGTRSVVGIILTEQDGRYHVADLVTIEHKERSMIDGQIHNIVSVAAVISEIKYILEERHGTLKKVSVAAAGRALKTMEGSMTIDIAGTSLFTSEDINRLELAAVQQAQQKLLSSASTTDDYYYCVGYSVLHYKLDGDEIGSLIDQAGRTATAEVIATFLPRVVVESLLSALMRAELEMEALTLEPIAAINVLIPPSMRRLNVALVDIGAGTSDIAITNNNTVVSYGMVPIAGDEITEALSNHYLLDFPVAELAKRSLATEETITVSDILGFEQQAASSEVITIIKPSIEKLASCIAEEIKRLNNSKSPQAVMVVGGGSLTPLLTKELSIRLDLPENRVGIRGLDALSDVTISEGIVSTPALVTPIGIAIAARRAPIHYMSVIVNEKTIRLFELKEMTVGDALLAANIKARQLYGKPGLGMSITLNGGLMTVPGEHGRPSIILLNGKPASTIDFISNGDEIALERGLDGRDASATIRDLIGDYSPIEVTINGREHTILPSIECNGIPVGLDTAVNDRDEIYYSHSTKLNDVLSEIGIENFDPFEVYVNNKSVILENWTPQYIVGNMPVPLDHRLKDGDEVRLGTQTYPSVGEVISSLEKSTLTTASITFNGEPVTMTNIGASILLNGQRVDTSTIVRPGDQLIIQETVQWPFLFSDVFLFIDYSLPKTASTSYQLLRNGEPIGFNDPVYSGDALEIRFGT
- a CDS encoding bifunctional 3-deoxy-7-phosphoheptulonate synthase/chorismate mutase; translation: MRQNDLDQLRGQVDELNTKILDLINERTSVVQEIGRVKEKQGVNRYDPIREREMLNALVQSNKGPIPNGILEQIFKGIFMSALEIQEDEQRNALLVSRERKPEDTIVDVNGQKIGNGEPTFIFGPCAVESYEQVLAVAQSIKAKGLTMLRGGAYKPRTSPYDFQGLGLEGLKILKRVADETGLSIVTEIITPSHLEEALDYIDVIQIGARNMQNFELLKEAGMVNKPVLLKRGLAATIDEFINAAEYIISKGNSQIMLCERGIRTYERATRNTLDISAVPILKQETHLPVFVDVTHSTGRKDLLLPTAKAAIAVGADGVMAEVHPDPAVALSDAAQQMDIKQFDEFYAEIERFMNTHQTV